In the genome of Populus trichocarpa isolate Nisqually-1 chromosome 6, P.trichocarpa_v4.1, whole genome shotgun sequence, one region contains:
- the LOC18100049 gene encoding bifunctional protein FolD 1, mitochondrial: MMIVRRTSVITNIIGQRVNNNCFTSSSSSISSSPILKFPSSLLSLDLPDIWPPSSPAIKNCCTANDHPSSALVIDGKLIADEIRFRIAEQVRRMKDSVGKIPGLAVILVGDRRDSLTYVRNKVKACEDAGIKSLVTQFPQDCKQDDVIHALSAFNEDPSIHGILVQLPLPQHLDEGKILNVLKLEKDVDGFHPLNMGNLAMRGREPLFIPCTPKGCIELLIRSSVEIMGKNAVVIGRSNIVGLPISLLLQRHHATVTIVHAFTKNPEQIAREADIVVTATGVPNLVRGNWLKPGAVVIDVGTFPVEDPSCENGYRLIGDVCYEEASKVASAITPVPGGVGPMTIAMLLSNTLDSAKRAYDFT; encoded by the exons ATGATGATAGTGAGGAGGACAAGTGTTATTACTAACATTATCGGCCAAAGAGTAAATAACAATTGCtttacatcatcatcatcatcaataagcAGCAGCCCAATTCTTAAGTTTCCTTCATCTCTACTCTCTCTTGATCTCCCTGACATTTGGCCTCCATCATCCCCAGCAATTAAGAACTGTT GCACAGCTAATGACCACCCTTCTTCTGCTCTTGTAATTGATGGCAAGTTGATTGCGGATGAAATAAGGTTCAGAATTGCTGAACAGGTTAGGAGGATGAAGGATTCCGTTGGAAAAATTCCTGGCTTGGCTGTAATTCTTGTGGGCGACCGAAGGGACTCTCTTACATATGTTCGCAACAAGGTTAAAGCTTGCGAGGATGCTGGAATCAAGTCTCTTGTCACACAGTTCCCGCAAGATTGTAAACAAGATGATGTTATTCATGCCTTGTCCGCTTTTAACGAGGACCCATCTATTCATGGTATTCTTGTGCAGCTTCCTCTGCCCCAA CATTTGGACGAGGGGAAGATTTTGAATGTGCTCAAGTTAGAAAAGGATGTAGATGGCTTCCATCCACTCAATATGGGGAACCTTGCAATGAGAGGAAGGGAACCGTTGTTCATCCCATGCACTCCAAAGGGTTGCATTGAGCTATTAATCAGGTCAAGTGTCGAAATCATGGGGAAGAATGCCGTGGTTATTGGGAGAAGCAACATAGTTGGACTGCCCATATCCTTGCTGTTGCAG AGGCATCACGCGACTGTCACCATTGTACATGCATTCACAAAGAATCCAGAGCAGATTGCAAGGGAAGCAGACATTGTTGTTACTGCTACTGGAGTGCCCAATCTGGTCCGTGGCAATTGGTTAAAGCCTGGTGCTGTTGTTATTGATGTAGGAACTTTCCCAGTGGAG GACCCCAGCTGTGAGAATGGTTACCGTCTCATTGGAGATGTTTGCTATGAAGAAGCATCGAAGGTGGCATCAGCCATTACTCCCGTGCCTGGAGGAGTTGGACCCATGACAATCGCTATGCTTCTCTCAAATACTCTGGATTCTGCCAAGCGGGCTTATGACTTCACTTGA
- the LOC18100047 gene encoding ethanolamine-phosphate cytidylyltransferase, producing MGGGGGDSDIAPHPEKIKIVATCLVVSVGISLLGFYLKSGAEWRSNWSLSLNKKKKKPIRVYMDGCFDMMHYGHCNALRQARALGDQLVVGVVSDAEIIANKGPPVTPLHERMIMVNAVKWVDEVISDAPYAITEEFMKKLFDEYNIDYIIHGDDPCVLPDGTDAYALAKKAGRYKQIKRTEGVSSTDIVGRMLLCTRERSISDSHNHSSLQRQFSHGNSQKFEAGGSGTGTRVSHFLPTSRRIVQFSNGKGPGDDARIVYIDGAFDLFHAGHVEILRLARTLGDFLLVGIHNDQIVSAKRGAHRPIMNLHERSLSVLACRYVDEVIIGAPWEISKDMITTFNISSVVHGTVAENDDFQKEQDNPYAVPISMGIFKVLDSPLDITTTTIIRRIVSNHEAYQKRNQKKAESEKRYYEDKTYVAGD from the exons atgggtggtggtggtggtgattcaGACATTGCACCGCATCCCGAGAAGATAAAGATTGTGGCCACATGCCTGGTGGTTTCCGTTGGCATATCCCTCTTAGGCTTCTATCTCAAGTCCGGCGCCGAATGGAGGTCTAATTGGTCATTAtctttaaacaagaaaaagaagaagccaatCCGAGTTTACATGGACGGATGTTTCGACATGATGCACTACGGCCACTGCAACGCCCTCCGCCAAGCACGCGCCCTTGGAGATCAATTGGTGGTCGGCGTTGTTAGCGACGCTGAAATCATAGCCAATAAAGGTCCTCCAGTGACACCTCTCCACGAGAGGATGATTATGGTAAATGCAGTGAAATGGGTGGATGAGGTGATTTCCGATGCGCCGTATGCTATCACCGAAGAGTTCATGAAGAAGCTTTTTGATGAATATAATATTGATTATATTATTCACGGAGATGATCCTTGCGTTCTCCCTGACGGCACCGATGCTTATGCGCTCGCTAAGAAAGCTGGCCGTTACAAACAGATTAAGCGCACTGAAGGCGTCTCCAGCACTGATATCGTTg GTCGCATGCTTCTGTGTACCCGAGAGAGATCGATTAGTGACAGTCACAATCATTCATCATTGCAGAGGCAGTTTAGCCATGGAAACAGCCAGAAATTTGAAGCAGGTGGATCCGGAACTGGAACTCGGGTTTCTCATTTCCTTCCTACTTCACGCAGAATTGTTCAATTCTCCAATGGCAAG GGGCCAGGGGACGATGCTCGCATAGTTTATATTGATGGTGCATTTGATCTCTTCCATGCTGGACATGTCGAG ATTCTCAGGCTTGCTCGAACGCTGGGAGATTTTCTACTTGTTGGAATACACAATGATCAGATCGTCAG TGCTAAAAGAGGAGCACACCGTCCTATTATGAATCTTCATGAAAGAAGCTTAAGTGTGTTGGCATGTCGATATGTGGATGAGGTGATTATAGGTGCTCCATGGGAAATATCCAAAGACATG ATCACAACCTTCAACATCTCATCAGTTGTTCATGGGACAGTTGCAGAGAACGATGACTTTCAGAAG GAACAAGACAATCCATACGCTGTGCCAATCAGTATGGGTATCTTCAAAGTTTTGGATAGCCCTTTGGATATTACAACTACCACGATAATTAGGAGGATTGTATCAAATCATGAAGCATATCAG AAACGTAATCAGAAGAAGGCAGAAAGTGAGAA